The nucleotide sequence TATATATTTGCTAGGTCGTGCTTTGTTGCTATGGGATTTTCTAATTCGGCCCTTTAAGGTCTACGTCTCCCTTTCactaattttttttatatatatatgtatacatttatGTGCACGTGTACGCATAAGTCTCTTCCAAACTTGTTCACATTGGTTAGCTCAAACTGAACGCGCGAAGCAAGAAGGATCACGAAACAAagctatgtatatatacatatatatatatatagatagatagaaaacGATCAACTTGTAATCAGGGTCGCTGTCCATTTGACCGGAACACGTGCTGATTTCCCGAGGGTGagaataaatatatgtaattgTGCTCGTACACAAAAGACATGGCAGAAGAACACTCCTATAGTCGCATTTCAAGGAGAACGctgtatataatatgtattagaaaaaaaaacacaaagATTGAATTCGAATAAACAACGCTTATCGGATATTTCGATTCGAGTAGGTGCCAATTAGATCAAATAACAGGACCCCTTCTTATTATGTAGTACGAATTTTCCGTCCCAGCTATCGAGGTAAAAAGCGAGTTACAAAACAGCAAAACAGAACAAAACGATcgtgtgtgtatgtatgcgtgtatatatatatattagaaacaTAAAGTCTATTAAAAAGTTGATAGTGTCTACGTTATTGTTTGAGAGTGATCGCGTGACAAACAAAATCAAGATTACCGCGTGAAAAAGTTTTTATTCTGACCGGTAGCAAAAGCTATTCAGGGAAAAAGTAGCACTGTCCTATAgtttcgtagaaaaataactTTATTTCAAGCTTACGTTGGTTATTGGTATTCTTTAATGTGTATCTATACTATGGTATATCTTTCTCGATAAATTACAAAGTTCGGGATCGCTAACTTTAATTGGCTGGATGTGTTTTATCTTTTCTTCTCTACTCCTCGAAAGACTGTACGATGCGATTTATGTGGACATATTCACATCGCGCGGGTATAAACTAGACTGATAAGTAATTAGGTCTGCTGGATTGGCAGGGCACCGCGATTGCAAAAATCGGCGAGCAAAAACGCGCCGGAGGTATCACCGCGTTCGAACGCGATTTTTCCAATTCCAGGTGCGACTGGCAATTGAGAAAAATATTGTGTGATGAAAGGTATTAATGttgtacaaatatataaatatatacatggtACAAATACAATATTCCGTTGATAAATAACCGATACATGCGCCTATAATAGCAAAATTCTTCTCATACGAGAAAGTGTTGTATAATCTTCCCAACAACGCGACCTCAGTGGATGCCGGGAAGTCGAAGCAATGTGGCTTTTCAAAAACGATACTTCTCTCTCAACAATTTACAACCACAATGCTTCAAGCCCAAACGCTGTGATCGCGAGATGGAGAATTAACGTTGCGCTACGCGAGTTAGTTAATAATTTATCACATTGCGATTCAACTAACAGCCTTTAGACAATCGTTTAGAATGCCTAATTTCAATTCCACGATCGTTAATCATTGGTAGATAGGATTGTAAAGTGTCCTAAATAGGATAGTCGTagaaaatatttgaactaaTGTGCACCTTACCGGAAAAGCTGCTAGATTTATCGTAAAATTCACGAAATTTTCAATTCTCTACGCGTTAGATTGCGCTCTAGCCATTCGAATGGATTCAAACGACGAAATAATGCGCGAATAAAGCACCAAACATGTTTTCTGCTGATCGTAACAGCGCTTGGGCTAACACTGGCCAATGTTTCTCTGGATTGGTCTTACCTCTCTCCGTTTCTCCTCCTCACGAAGTTTCGCTTGTCTCCATTCCATTTCCTCCATCATTTGACGCTCCATCGCCCTTTTAGCTTCTTCTACCCTCCTTTGTACTTCCGCTTCTATTTCCTCCTTTCGCTTTTCTAGCTCTTCCTCCACCCTCTTCTGTACTAACTCTTCGATTCGTTTGGCAGCCTCCTCCTCAACCATTTTTTGCTCCACTTCACGTTGCCTTCTGCAACCACAGAAGCATTTTGTTGTTCTAACGCTACAGAGGTAGCAAACGTTTGACAAACAAGTTACCCAGCATGCTTCTCTCGCAAAGTATATATTAACTCAACAAAATCTATCTTTAAGTCTGGAATCGCTTTGCCATAgttcaattatattaaaagaTCTTGGaagcattattttttaatgctcgagatatatttatgtatatatgtatatatatacataatcgAATTCAATTGAACCACCACCATGTAATAATTTTTACGTCTTACCCAACAGCACTCGTAGTGAAGATTTTGTTCGataattctttctttttcctgACAAcataattagaaataaaaaacgtataccAATGcaaagaaattatataaattaatatttatagagTTACACGCTTAAAGAAAGAAACTTATAGCGGAAAGTGATATTGAGACAAATCAAACATAATGCAAGTTATACGCCGCTACAGTCATTGTACATGCCGAACACCTAATAAAAGAGACACCGAGTGGTATGTAAAGACTTGTATACTTCAATTAAGTATGATAACTTTGATTGATATGTAAATCAGAGAAACAGCAAGTTGTACCAATTACCTTTGTCGCTCCATTTCTGCTAGTCTCTCTACCTCGTCCATttttctatctctgtctctgtaTGAACGTTTTTTATGACTGACAATATGTACATCGTCCGAGGCATCGGAACCTGAACTGGAAGATGCAGAATGGGACCGTTTTCtggacaaacaaacaaacaaacacgcTTGAATTGCATCCGCATGTATTATGGGAGATGCCGACAGTGACACGTCGCGTCGAGAAGTAGCGACGAGCGTGCAACATACAATAATAGGAAATGAGAAACTTGCGACGCACTAAGAGATATATAAGAAGGTAATCCACGTAACTTCCAACAACATATATGAAAGCGCAAAGGAGCTCTCCCACCGAGCGTGTGAGGCAAAATGGCGGAGTACTTGATAAATTGAAGTAATTTGTAATCGCATATGGGAATGACAGGAAAGTAGAAGTGTCATACCTTGATTTCGAACTGCGTTCCTTCGGTTTCTCGGAGTATTTGTTATTCGAGTGTTTTTCTCGAGATTTGGAGCGTTTCCTCGAGTGTTTGCTCTTGTGACGCCTCCTGCTCGGCGATTTCGTTCTGGATCTGGAACGGCCCATTTCTACTAGATCTATTGTTCTTTTCGAGGACTCGCACGTGAAACGGAGACTCTATACGAAACTTGACAGGTAACCGCACTTAAAAATAACCGAACACCACGCGAACACAAATATAAAGAACAATCCACGTCCTACGCGCACACTGCACCACTGACTTGTGCCGTAGTCGCGGCGGCCATCTTTAAATTTGCACTACTCAAGATGGCGGGCGGCAGCGAAGAGGACCAGACATCGCTCCCCGTTTGCATGAAaattttaaagataacacgGATTCATTTTGGTAAGAACCGCACTATTCTTATTCCCGAAGCTCCGCTGATTCCTTAGGTATAAGTCACTCCTATTACGAATCGATATTACGAAATATTTTTGTATCTCGTGTACGGCCGTTGAAATATCATCGAATCGTAGCTTCTACGGCTATCCAGCCAATCACAGTTGCGTGGAAATAActtggaaactaaatcaatgCAGTATGCTATTTATTGCAGTATGTTATTTATTCGTAAGGAACGTACGTTGTAATATTAAGACATCGAGTATAACAATCGCTGCGTCGTCGAAACGAGACGCCGTCTAGGGAAGGCTCGATGGGAGCCGATCTCAAACGATTCTACCGTTACGAACGATATCGGCGTTTAGTTAGAGTTGAAACAAGCGTAACGAAATGAAATTCATTGTCGCCCGACGCATCTTTGTGGTTCTTCTCCGATGAAGATCGGAGCACCATGGATATCGAAAGCAGGTTAGCTGCTAACCGTTAGCTAGTAAAAGATTCAAACGCGGAGAAACAGCGGGAAGAATGTGCGTATATTGGTGGCGCGCATGTTCCCCGAGGCCGCGGCACCCGTTCACAGCTGTGTCGGTTGCGCGCGCAGCTGATTCGGCTCGGTCCGCGACATCAGAAATCAAGATGGCGCTCCTCTGTTTGCGGATGATTCTGCGACGTATATAAATACGTGAAAAAAACAGTGGGAGAGAATCGGTTCCGCGGTGGATCGTGTGGTTCGTGGGGATCGGTGGACGCGTGTCGGCCGGTGACAGTTGATTGGAAACGGGACGGGATTGCCGTGGTTCCCGATAACGCCGGTCACGGAGAGTCGGCCGCAGGTCTATTTCGAACGTCGGCGAAAAGGTGCTCTCTCGGTGCCCACCTGAGGAATGCCAGATTATCTTTGTCGCGTCGACGGCACGGTCGACAGGGGGACACGTTAATCGCGGTACGTCGAGTCAAGCTATCGTTCGAGCCATCGCCGTCGGACCCGAAGGTGTTTGCAACGGTGATCCCCCGCGAACGGTGCACGCGCTACGTTTCTCCCGTGACGTATGTGTGTCGCGGAGGGCTGCGAGACAGGTCGGTCGCGAGTGTCCTCGTCGTCGAGCTCGTGTTCGTGCCCGTGGCCGTGCTCGTGTCCGTGCCCGCGCTCGATCtcgatcgcgttcgcgttcgcgttatCGTCGGGGTGTTCGTGGCTAGTGTACCGTGACGCGAGTGGCGTTTGCCGCGGTTTCGATGCGCCTTCGTTCTCTCTGGGATATCTGGacaggcgagatcagctgctgttgctgctgctgctgtcgTTACCGCTGCTGGAACAACTAGTCCGGCAGCGACGGGGGACGATACTCTTCGGCAGGAGCGGTGGGGCAAGGAGGTGCCGGAAGCAGCCGCGAGCCCGGGACCATAACCAAGAAGATGGCTTACAACGAGGTGACTATtcagtttttctttttttcgcgaGCACGAGCTGCCCTGCCATTCCCCGCGTCTATGCCTCTTTACCGTTCCGTGTTCCTATCTCTCG is from Megalopta genalis isolate 19385.01 chromosome 4, iyMegGena1_principal, whole genome shotgun sequence and encodes:
- the Arglu1 gene encoding arginine and glutamate rich 1 isoform X2 yields the protein MGRSRSRTKSPSRRRHKSKHSRKRSKSREKHSNNKYSEKPKERSSKSRKRSHSASSSSGSDASDDVHIVSHKKRSYRDRDRKMDEVERLAEMERQRRQREVEQKMVEEEAAKRIEELVQKRVEEELEKRKEEIEAEVQRRVEEAKRAMERQMMEEMEWRQAKLREEEKRREEEERKKREELERIVEENNRKIEEAQKKLAEERLAMVEQQRLMEEERQRMRKEQEKRVKEEQKKILGKNNSRPKLSFTLKPVT
- the Arglu1 gene encoding arginine and glutamate rich 1 isoform X1; this encodes MGRSRSRTKSPSRRRHKSKHSRKRSKSREKHSNNKYSEKPKERSSKSRKRSHSASSSSGSDASDDVHIVSHKKRSYRDRDRKMDEVERLAEMERQRKKKELSNKIFTTSAVGRQREVEQKMVEEEAAKRIEELVQKRVEEELEKRKEEIEAEVQRRVEEAKRAMERQMMEEMEWRQAKLREEEKRREEEERKKREELERIVEENNRKIEEAQKKLAEERLAMVEQQRLMEEERQRMRKEQEKRVKEEQKKILGKNNSRPKLSFTLKPVT
- the Arglu1 gene encoding arginine and glutamate rich 1 isoform X3 — protein: MGRSRSRTKSPSRRRHKSKHSRKRSKSREKHSNNKYSEKPKERSSKSRKRSHSASSSSGSDASDDVHIVSHKKRSYRDRDRKMDEVERLAEMERQRKKKELSNKIFTTSAVGRQREVEQKMVEEEAAKRIEELVQKRVEEELEKRKEEIEAEVQRRVEEAKRAMERQMMEEMEWRQAKLREEEKRRESHLELEKSRSNAVIPPARFCSPIFAIAVPCQSSRPNYLSV